A stretch of the Bacillus sp. FJAT-18017 genome encodes the following:
- a CDS encoding ATP-binding protein, which translates to MIFLRSVVGKLWFTILLLVSFVLFILTVMLLEFFENDSIIKTRNDLTHTAEKIANVLKKHENDDTSLGLEISWEILDNVTKAVIIKSPNEVYYSPNTEDKSKLTITDISNDPDLSRVLKEGVTANKVTTLSSKPGQDGPNYSIIGVPLQLIGEDNGAVFIYQSISVVQNTTRDTTKFILLVAGVAIVLTTIFAFFLSTRITSPLRKMREAAFEVARGKFDTKVPILTNDEIGELATAFNQMGRQLKFNMNALNQEKEQLASILSSMADGVITFNRDGTILITNPPADRFLQYWYYDKGSNDGGTEEVPSKVMELFQQAVDTESEQMGEISLLGRSWVILVSPLYSSKFIRGAVAVIRDMTEERKLDKMRKDFIANVSHELRTPISMLQGYSEAIVDDIAGTDEEKKEMAKVIYDESLRMGRLVNELLDIARMESGNIKLNMDEIPVAPFIGRILRKFQGLAKDHDIFLTAEINDSEYHSTFDGDRIEQVFTNLIDNAIRHTPKDGTVKVTVKSDEKGVEVEVADSGSGIPEEDLPFIFERFYKADKARTRGRAGTGLGLAIAKNIIDAHKGHISVKSKLGQGTTFSFFIPRK; encoded by the coding sequence ATGATTTTCCTTCGAAGTGTCGTAGGTAAACTTTGGTTTACCATTCTTTTACTTGTTTCTTTTGTGCTGTTCATCCTCACTGTCATGCTGCTTGAGTTTTTTGAAAATGACAGCATTATAAAAACGAGGAATGATTTAACCCATACAGCCGAGAAAATTGCAAACGTCTTAAAAAAACATGAGAATGACGATACTTCGCTAGGATTGGAGATTTCATGGGAAATCCTGGATAATGTCACTAAGGCAGTGATCATTAAAAGTCCCAATGAAGTATATTATTCGCCAAATACGGAAGATAAAAGCAAGTTGACCATCACGGATATTTCCAACGATCCTGACTTGTCCAGGGTACTGAAAGAGGGCGTCACAGCCAATAAAGTTACTACTCTCTCATCTAAACCTGGACAAGATGGGCCAAATTATTCAATAATCGGTGTTCCTCTCCAGCTTATTGGGGAAGACAACGGAGCTGTCTTCATTTATCAGTCCATTTCAGTCGTCCAGAATACAACCCGAGATACCACGAAATTCATTTTGTTAGTGGCCGGCGTTGCGATTGTTCTAACTACAATATTCGCATTTTTCCTCTCAACAAGAATTACTTCCCCGCTTCGAAAAATGAGGGAAGCAGCGTTTGAAGTTGCCAGAGGCAAATTTGATACAAAGGTTCCGATTCTGACCAATGATGAAATTGGTGAACTTGCCACAGCCTTTAATCAGATGGGCAGGCAGCTTAAATTCAATATGAATGCACTTAATCAGGAAAAGGAACAATTGGCCAGCATTCTTAGCTCCATGGCAGATGGAGTCATTACCTTTAATAGGGATGGAACCATTCTAATTACAAATCCTCCAGCAGATCGGTTTTTGCAATATTGGTATTATGATAAAGGTTCAAATGATGGAGGTACCGAGGAAGTACCTTCTAAAGTGATGGAACTTTTCCAACAAGCTGTCGATACCGAAAGTGAACAGATGGGGGAAATTTCTTTGCTTGGCCGAAGTTGGGTAATTCTGGTCAGCCCCTTGTATAGTTCTAAGTTTATCAGAGGCGCCGTTGCTGTAATCCGTGATATGACTGAGGAACGGAAGCTGGATAAAATGAGAAAAGATTTTATCGCTAATGTATCACATGAACTTCGGACGCCCATCTCCATGCTTCAGGGATATAGTGAGGCAATTGTTGATGATATTGCAGGTACTGATGAAGAGAAAAAAGAAATGGCAAAAGTTATTTATGATGAATCACTTCGAATGGGCAGGCTGGTCAATGAATTGCTCGATATTGCCAGAATGGAATCCGGGAATATTAAACTGAATATGGACGAGATACCGGTTGCTCCCTTTATTGGCCGTATTTTAAGGAAATTTCAAGGTTTGGCTAAGGATCATGATATCTTCCTAACAGCTGAAATAAATGATTCCGAATATCATAGTACATTTGACGGAGACAGAATTGAACAAGTTTTCACGAATTTGATTGATAACGCAATTAGACATACCCCTAAAGACGGCACAGTAAAAGTTACTGTGAAGAGCGATGAAAAGGGAGTAGAAGTTGAGGTTGCCGACTCTGGTTCGGGAATACCTGAAGAAGATTTGCCCTTTATTTTTGAGCGTTTTTATAAGGCGGATAAGGCCCGAACACGCGGACGTGCTGGAACAGGCCTGGGACTCGCTATTGCAAAAAATATTATTGACGCACATAAAGGCCATATATCTGTAAAGAGCAAGCTTGGACAGGGCACGACATTTTCCTTCTTCATTCCTCGAAAATAG
- the sigX gene encoding RNA polymerase sigma factor SigX has protein sequence MDSVFTELYTKYHQEVFQFLFYMVRSKEQAEDLVQEVYIRVLRSYSRFEGKSSEKTWLFSIARNVAIDHFRKQKGWKQKLLEKFDWSTAQVRDHQPLPEEIALQREEIKGMFKCLDLCTHDQRAVLIMRYLNDLSIAETATVLGWTESKVKTTQHRAIKVLKAHMESLFETEGFVDEQARVER, from the coding sequence ATGGACTCCGTTTTTACTGAACTATATACAAAATATCACCAAGAGGTTTTTCAATTCTTGTTTTACATGGTCCGGTCCAAAGAACAGGCTGAAGATCTTGTACAGGAAGTATATATCAGGGTTCTGCGGTCTTACTCACGCTTTGAGGGGAAAAGCAGTGAGAAAACATGGCTTTTTTCGATTGCAAGGAATGTCGCCATTGATCATTTTCGCAAGCAAAAAGGCTGGAAGCAAAAACTTCTGGAAAAATTTGATTGGTCGACAGCTCAAGTAAGAGACCATCAGCCGCTTCCGGAGGAAATAGCCCTCCAAAGGGAAGAAATCAAGGGAATGTTTAAGTGTCTTGATTTATGCACACACGACCAACGCGCTGTCCTTATTATGAGGTATCTTAATGATTTGTCGATAGCGGAGACAGCAACAGTATTGGGCTGGACCGAGAGCAAGGTCAAAACCACCCAGCACAGGGCGATTAAAGTGCTGAAAGCCCATATGGAATCGCTTTTTGAAACGGAGGGATTTGTGGATGAACAAGCGAGGGTGGAGCGATAA